From Kineosporia succinea, the proteins below share one genomic window:
- a CDS encoding glycoside hydrolase family 3 N-terminal domain-containing protein — MSDVRRQAHRVLMPSFHGTGLPDWMRDRLREGVGSVCLFGTNLTGDDSQARALVADIRAGSPEGVLVTLDEEGGDVTRLDARRGGSTAGHAVLGAVDDVSLTRAVALSIGNRLRDIGIDLDLGPVADVNCEPDNPVIGVRSFGASPELVARHVVAFDEGLHAAGVAACVKHFPGHGATVTDSHLALPRLDIPLSTARERELVPFVAAVRAGVPAVMTSHVVLAALDADNPATTSPSVLGLLRRELGFEGVIVTDALDMAGVAGPYGGSGRAAVAALAAGADLLCVGPERAPGEMEPVLAWMVDDVVAAVSDGRLPAGRLADAAARVDALVDAVRSGSLPMTVPPASVPSSAEVPSGYPHLEAARRAVTVRGPLAPDGPKDALVLEFHVTPGIAAGEVPWTLPLGLLDGAGKRSLSPTDELDAALAEVGERPLVALVRDAHRHTWVADRLDRIARVRPDLITIETGWPVADGEGSPTALPGATTIWTYGGSSVSLRAAAEVLAGAVVPGRTVVPGQPVAPGPRSVAGPGGSSGDGSGDGSVPGSAR, encoded by the coding sequence ATGAGTGACGTTCGCCGCCAGGCACACCGGGTTCTGATGCCGTCGTTCCACGGCACCGGGTTACCCGACTGGATGCGTGACCGCCTGCGGGAGGGGGTCGGGTCGGTCTGCCTGTTCGGCACGAACCTGACCGGTGACGACTCACAGGCCCGGGCGCTGGTGGCGGACATCCGGGCCGGCTCGCCCGAGGGCGTCCTGGTGACGCTCGACGAGGAGGGCGGCGACGTCACCCGGCTGGACGCGCGGCGGGGTGGGAGTACGGCGGGGCACGCGGTGCTGGGCGCGGTGGACGACGTCTCGCTGACGAGAGCGGTGGCGCTCTCGATCGGAAACCGGCTGCGGGACATCGGGATCGACCTCGATCTGGGCCCTGTGGCCGACGTGAACTGCGAGCCCGACAACCCGGTGATCGGGGTGCGCAGCTTCGGCGCCTCCCCCGAACTGGTCGCCCGGCACGTGGTGGCGTTCGACGAGGGACTGCACGCGGCCGGAGTCGCGGCCTGCGTCAAGCACTTTCCCGGTCACGGGGCCACGGTCACCGACTCGCACCTGGCGCTGCCACGGCTCGACATCCCCCTGTCGACCGCGCGGGAGCGGGAGCTGGTGCCGTTCGTGGCGGCCGTGCGCGCGGGGGTGCCCGCGGTGATGACGTCGCACGTGGTGCTGGCGGCGCTGGACGCCGACAACCCGGCCACGACCAGCCCTTCGGTGCTCGGCCTGTTGCGCCGGGAGCTGGGTTTCGAGGGGGTGATCGTGACCGACGCGCTGGACATGGCCGGGGTCGCGGGGCCTTACGGGGGTTCCGGGCGGGCCGCGGTGGCGGCGCTCGCGGCCGGGGCCGATCTGCTGTGCGTGGGTCCCGAGCGGGCGCCCGGTGAGATGGAGCCGGTGCTGGCCTGGATGGTGGACGACGTGGTCGCCGCCGTTTCCGACGGTCGCCTCCCGGCCGGGCGGCTCGCGGACGCGGCCGCCCGGGTCGACGCCCTGGTCGACGCGGTGCGGTCGGGGTCGTTGCCGATGACGGTCCCCCCGGCGTCGGTGCCCTCCAGCGCGGAGGTCCCCTCCGGGTACCCGCACCTGGAGGCGGCCCGGCGGGCGGTCACCGTGCGCGGTCCCCTGGCTCCGGACGGCCCGAAAGACGCTCTCGTTCTTGAGTTTCACGTCACTCCGGGGATCGCCGCGGGTGAGGTACCGTGGACACTGCCGCTCGGTCTCCTGGACGGGGCGGGCAAACGTTCTCTCTCCCCCACCGACGAGCTCGACGCCGCGCTGGCCGAGGTGGGAGAGCGGCCCCTCGTCGCTCTGGTGCGCGATGCGCACCGGCACACCTGGGTGGCCGACCGGCTCGACCGGATCGCCCGGGTGCGCCCGGACCTGATCACGATCGAGACCGGCTGGCCGGTGGCCGACGGTGAGGGCTCCCCCACCGCACTGCCCGGGGCGACGACGATATGGACCTACGGAGGATCGTCGGTGAGTCTGCGCGCAGCCGCGGAAGTTCTGGCCGGAGCAGTGGTTCCGGGGCGCACGGTGGTTCCGGGGCAGCCGGTGGCGCCGGGGCCGCGGTCGGTCGCCGGGCCCGGTGGCAGCTCGGGTGACGGCTCGGGTGACGGCTCGGTTCCCGGGAGCGCCCGGTGA
- a CDS encoding carbohydrate ABC transporter permease: MSTTSPTRPRTAPTRPKALKRSPSRKRKGDWAANAAALVVVLIMLFPVYWMINTSFQRGVDIQSDTPNFLPWHATLNNYRKAFEQGEFTAALRNSLTVTLITVAAALLLALLAAVALTRFRFRGRIGFIVTVLIVQMVPAEAMVISLFKVLDGWQLVNTVIGLALVYLVFVLPFTIWTLRGFVAGVPVELEEAAMVDGCSRFQAFRRITFPLMAPGLVATGTFAFIQAWNEFTFALVLMNKPENQTLPVWLQTFNEGAKGTDWGGVMAGSTLMAIPVIVFFMLVQSRMTEGLVAGAVKG, translated from the coding sequence GTGAGCACGACCAGCCCCACCCGCCCCCGCACCGCACCGACGCGTCCAAAAGCACTGAAGCGTTCACCGTCACGTAAGCGCAAAGGTGACTGGGCCGCCAACGCCGCCGCCCTCGTCGTCGTCCTGATCATGCTCTTCCCCGTCTACTGGATGATCAACACCTCGTTCCAGCGCGGCGTCGACATCCAGAGCGACACCCCGAACTTCCTGCCCTGGCACGCGACGCTGAACAACTACCGCAAGGCGTTCGAGCAGGGTGAGTTCACCGCCGCGCTGCGCAACAGCCTCACCGTCACGCTGATCACCGTGGCCGCGGCCCTGCTGCTGGCCCTGCTGGCGGCGGTGGCCCTGACCCGGTTCCGGTTCCGCGGGCGGATCGGCTTCATCGTCACCGTGCTGATCGTGCAGATGGTGCCGGCCGAGGCGATGGTGATCTCACTGTTCAAGGTGCTCGACGGCTGGCAGCTGGTGAACACCGTGATCGGCCTGGCCCTGGTCTACCTGGTGTTCGTGCTGCCGTTCACGATCTGGACGCTGCGCGGGTTCGTGGCCGGGGTGCCGGTGGAGCTCGAGGAGGCCGCCATGGTCGACGGCTGCAGCCGCTTCCAGGCCTTTCGCCGCATCACGTTCCCGCTGATGGCGCCGGGTCTGGTGGCCACCGGCACGTTCGCGTTCATCCAGGCCTGGAACGAGTTCACGTTCGCGCTGGTGCTGATGAACAAGCCGGAGAACCAGACGCTGCCGGTCTGGCTGCAGACGTTCAACGAGGGCGCGAAGGGCACGGACTGGGGCGGCGTGATGGCCGGTTCGACGCTGATGGCGATACCCGTCATCGTGTTCTTCATGCTGGTGCAGAGCCGGATGACCGAGGGACTCGTGGCAGGAGCCGTAAAAGGATGA
- a CDS encoding carbohydrate ABC transporter permease: MPGPRKRRNSLLPYGLLLPATLVLALVLGYPFARLILLSLQKFGLKQQFGAPPDFVGLDNYTKILTDDQFWLVLYRTVGFCAAAVVLTMVLGMLVALLIRRVGRAMRLALIVSLLLAWAMPPLSATVVWQWLFDTRYGLVNWLLTQLGGDFHGHSWLTDPLSFFGVALIIVVWMGVPFVAFTLYAGLTQVPGEVVEAAQIDGASAWQRFRHVLVPFLRPVILILTALSVLWDFRVFTQFYVLQKAGGISRDTNVLGVYAYRVAFGENKFDLGAAVAAVMVLITLIFTVFYLRQITRQEEL, translated from the coding sequence GTGCCGGGCCCCAGGAAGCGACGCAACAGCCTCCTCCCCTACGGCCTCCTGCTCCCGGCCACCCTCGTACTGGCCCTGGTGCTGGGCTACCCGTTCGCCCGCCTGATCCTGCTCTCCCTGCAGAAGTTCGGCCTCAAGCAGCAGTTCGGCGCCCCACCGGACTTCGTCGGCCTGGACAACTACACGAAAATCCTGACCGACGACCAGTTCTGGCTGGTGCTCTACCGCACCGTCGGGTTCTGCGCCGCCGCCGTGGTTCTCACGATGGTGCTCGGCATGCTGGTGGCCCTGCTGATCCGCCGGGTCGGCCGGGCGATGCGCCTGGCCCTGATCGTCTCGCTGCTGCTGGCCTGGGCGATGCCGCCGCTGTCGGCCACCGTGGTCTGGCAGTGGCTGTTCGACACCCGCTACGGCCTGGTGAACTGGCTGCTGACCCAGCTCGGCGGCGACTTCCACGGCCACTCCTGGCTCACCGACCCGCTCTCGTTCTTCGGTGTCGCGCTGATCATCGTGGTCTGGATGGGCGTGCCGTTCGTGGCCTTCACCCTCTACGCCGGCCTGACCCAGGTGCCCGGCGAGGTGGTCGAGGCCGCGCAGATCGACGGGGCGAGCGCCTGGCAGCGGTTCCGCCACGTCCTGGTGCCGTTCCTGCGTCCGGTGATCCTGATCCTCACCGCCCTGTCGGTGCTCTGGGACTTCCGGGTGTTCACGCAGTTCTACGTGCTGCAGAAGGCGGGCGGCATCTCCCGCGACACCAACGTGCTCGGGGTGTACGCGTACCGGGTCGCGTTCGGGGAGAACAAGTTCGACCTGGGTGCGGCCGTCGCGGCGGTGATGGTGCTCATCACCCTGATCTTCACCGTCTTCTACCTGCGCCAGATCACCCGTCAGGAGGAGCTGTGA
- a CDS encoding extracellular solute-binding protein, which yields MKIRALAAVGVATALVLSACGGGSDSDDTAGGSGEAGTGTIRLWLNGEDTPQELVDYAKAEFEKQNPGSKLEFERQQWTGIVEKLTTSLSSNGSPDVVELGNTQAQAFEAAGALLDITDKKADLGGDDLVQSLVESGSYDGKFYGVPYYGGARIVVYRKDFFKDSGIEIPKSTQAFVDAGIKLKQDNAKTKDFSGIYYPGKYWYAALPFIWDNGGDIAAKEGDAWVGKLSSPGSIAGLTTVKTIMDSASAAPKDADESKDYLDFCKGKIGMLMGPGWKVGQIINEDDGCPKLEKDIGAFALPGQAEGTLAPSFLGGSNLAISAKSEHPELAYSLLKIMAGDGYQTKLADLGLLPVKKTLLDQVGGSEAATAQAEAAANSRFTPASENWAGVEAGSVLPDLLVAIAQGKDVATEAKTADEAIATALNQ from the coding sequence GTGAAGATCCGTGCACTGGCCGCGGTGGGCGTCGCCACCGCTCTCGTCCTGTCGGCCTGCGGTGGTGGCAGCGACAGTGACGACACCGCAGGCGGTTCCGGCGAGGCCGGGACCGGCACGATCCGGCTCTGGCTGAACGGTGAGGACACCCCGCAGGAGCTCGTCGACTACGCCAAGGCCGAGTTCGAGAAGCAGAACCCGGGATCGAAGCTGGAGTTCGAGCGGCAGCAGTGGACCGGCATCGTGGAGAAGCTGACCACCTCGCTGTCGAGCAACGGCAGCCCGGACGTGGTGGAGCTCGGCAACACCCAGGCGCAGGCCTTCGAGGCGGCCGGCGCCCTGCTCGACATCACCGACAAGAAGGCCGACCTGGGCGGCGACGACCTGGTGCAGAGCCTGGTCGAGAGCGGCAGCTACGACGGCAAGTTCTACGGGGTGCCCTACTACGGCGGCGCCCGCATCGTGGTCTACCGCAAGGACTTCTTCAAGGACTCCGGCATCGAGATCCCCAAGAGCACGCAGGCTTTCGTGGACGCCGGGATCAAGCTGAAGCAGGACAACGCCAAGACCAAGGACTTCTCCGGCATCTACTACCCGGGCAAGTACTGGTACGCGGCCCTGCCCTTCATCTGGGACAACGGCGGTGACATCGCGGCCAAGGAGGGTGACGCCTGGGTCGGCAAGCTCTCCAGCCCGGGGTCGATCGCGGGTCTGACCACCGTGAAGACCATCATGGACTCCGCCAGCGCCGCCCCCAAGGACGCCGACGAGTCGAAGGACTACCTGGACTTCTGCAAGGGCAAGATCGGCATGCTGATGGGCCCGGGCTGGAAGGTCGGCCAGATCATCAACGAGGACGACGGCTGCCCCAAGCTGGAGAAGGACATCGGCGCGTTCGCCCTGCCGGGCCAGGCCGAGGGCACCCTCGCCCCGTCGTTCCTGGGCGGCTCGAACCTGGCGATCTCGGCCAAGTCCGAGCACCCGGAGCTGGCCTACAGCCTGCTGAAGATCATGGCCGGCGACGGTTACCAGACCAAGCTGGCCGACCTGGGCCTGCTTCCGGTGAAGAAGACGCTGCTGGACCAGGTCGGCGGCAGCGAGGCCGCGACCGCGCAGGCCGAGGCCGCCGCCAACAGCCGGTTCACGCCGGCCAGCGAGAACTGGGCCGGGGTCGAGGCCGGGTCGGTGCTGCCCGACCTGCTGGTGGCCATCGCCCAGGGCAAGGACGTCGCCACCGAGGCCAAGACCGCTGACGAGGCGATCGCGACGGCCCTGAACCAGTGA
- a CDS encoding ROK family protein encodes MPATPGRALRPTTKVMPGQARVYNRSLVLQSLYRDGAQSRADLARVTSLTPVTIGALVSELITEGLAVELGTRSGARVGKPATLVGFEPSAAHIVSLDLSRDVEFRGAVLDLAGTVLTTATIPREGRTGQAAAQLVVDLATELTAGAERPVLGIGVGSPGVVDPEGTVLSAPNLGWSGMPLARVLHEALGRPVHVVNDANAAALAEHGFGGAEDTGVLVLTVGMGVGAGILLDGALVRGDRFAAGEIGHLIVEEPGLPCACGRSGCLERLLAVPQLRARLAELDTAQQQEVLAKAGTSLGIALAPVISTLDLGEVVLTGPPDLLGGALLEAATTAIRRRVLPVVGQALVIRLSTLHENSILLGASVLVLSGELGVS; translated from the coding sequence ATGCCAGCCACCCCGGGCCGCGCGCTCCGGCCGACCACCAAGGTCATGCCCGGTCAGGCGCGGGTCTACAACCGGTCCCTGGTGCTGCAGTCGCTCTACCGCGACGGCGCCCAGAGCCGGGCCGACCTGGCGCGCGTCACCTCGCTGACCCCCGTCACCATCGGTGCCCTGGTCAGTGAGCTGATCACCGAGGGCCTGGCGGTCGAGCTCGGCACCCGCTCCGGCGCCCGGGTCGGAAAACCGGCCACGCTCGTCGGTTTCGAGCCGTCGGCCGCCCACATCGTGAGCCTCGACCTGTCCCGCGACGTCGAGTTCCGCGGCGCCGTACTGGATCTCGCCGGCACCGTGCTGACCACCGCCACGATCCCCCGCGAGGGCCGCACCGGTCAGGCCGCCGCCCAGCTCGTCGTCGACCTGGCCACCGAACTGACCGCCGGGGCCGAGCGCCCGGTGCTGGGGATCGGCGTCGGCAGTCCCGGCGTGGTCGACCCCGAGGGCACCGTGCTCAGCGCGCCCAACCTGGGCTGGTCGGGCATGCCGCTGGCCCGGGTGCTGCACGAGGCGCTGGGCCGGCCCGTGCACGTGGTCAACGACGCGAACGCCGCCGCCCTGGCCGAGCACGGTTTCGGGGGCGCCGAGGACACCGGCGTGCTCGTGCTCACCGTCGGCATGGGCGTCGGCGCGGGCATCCTGCTCGACGGCGCCCTGGTGCGCGGCGACCGGTTCGCCGCCGGTGAGATCGGGCACCTGATCGTCGAGGAACCCGGGCTTCCCTGCGCCTGCGGGCGTTCCGGCTGCCTCGAGCGCCTCCTCGCCGTGCCCCAGCTACGCGCCCGGCTGGCCGAGCTCGACACCGCACAGCAGCAGGAGGTGCTGGCGAAAGCCGGTACCAGCCTGGGCATCGCACTCGCTCCCGTGATCAGCACGCTCGACCTCGGCGAGGTCGTGCTCACCGGCCCGCCCGACCTGCTCGGCGGGGCTCTCCTCGAGGCGGCCACCACGGCGATCCGGCGGCGTGTGCTGCCGGTCGTCGGGCAGGCCCTCGTGATCCGCCTGTCCACCCTCCACGAGAACAGCATCCTGCTCGGGGCCTCCGTGCTCGTGCTCTCCGGCGAGCTCGGCGTCTCCTAG
- a CDS encoding SDR family oxidoreductase, with translation MTIVVTAATGHLGRLALAELLRKGVPANEIVAGGRSLEKLQEFADSGVRVQVVDYDRPETLKAAFEGADRVLFISGGEVGRRIPQHKNVIDAAKAANVELIAYTGFANIDRTTAKLASEHLATEAALKASGLPVVLLRHGWYLENYTEQIPGYLERGAVAGAAGSGRISAATRADFAAADVEALLSSKGGEVFEMGGDESFTLSELAAEVSSQTGKEVSYLDLPTDDFRAALESAGLPAPFADVLADCDRAIRDGEFVVDTGDLSRLLNRPTTSLAEAIKAAL, from the coding sequence ATGACCATCGTCGTCACCGCCGCCACCGGGCACCTCGGCCGCCTCGCGCTCGCCGAGCTCCTGCGTAAGGGCGTTCCGGCGAACGAGATCGTGGCCGGCGGCCGCAGCCTCGAGAAGCTGCAGGAGTTCGCCGACTCCGGCGTGCGTGTCCAGGTCGTCGACTACGACAGGCCCGAGACGCTGAAGGCCGCGTTCGAGGGTGCCGACCGGGTGCTGTTCATCTCCGGTGGCGAGGTCGGCCGCCGGATCCCGCAGCACAAGAACGTGATCGACGCCGCGAAGGCCGCGAACGTGGAGCTGATCGCCTACACCGGCTTCGCGAACATCGACCGCACCACCGCGAAGCTGGCCTCCGAGCACCTCGCCACCGAGGCCGCCCTGAAGGCGTCCGGCCTGCCGGTGGTGCTGCTGCGCCACGGCTGGTACCTGGAGAACTACACCGAGCAGATCCCGGGCTACCTGGAGCGCGGCGCGGTCGCCGGAGCCGCCGGCAGCGGCCGGATCAGCGCCGCCACCCGGGCCGACTTCGCCGCCGCCGACGTCGAGGCGCTGCTCAGCTCCAAGGGCGGCGAGGTCTTCGAGATGGGCGGCGACGAGTCGTTCACGCTGAGTGAGCTGGCCGCCGAGGTGAGCAGCCAGACCGGCAAGGAGGTCTCGTACCTGGACCTGCCCACCGACGACTTCCGCGCCGCTCTGGAGAGCGCCGGCCTGCCCGCGCCGTTCGCCGACGTCCTGGCCGACTGCGACCGCGCGATCCGTGACGGCGAGTTCGTCGTCGACACCGGCGACCTGTCACGTCTGCTCAACCGCCCGACCACGTCGCTGGCCGAGGCGATCAAGGCCGCACTCTGA
- a CDS encoding winged helix-turn-helix transcriptional regulator: protein MSVGMALDEIFPGGTFPANCPSRVVLDHVTSKWGVLVLVALERRTLRWGELRRAVEGISEKMLAQTLKTFEADGLVVREALPVIPPHVEYSLTPLGAELVTLLRPLLLWTLENAETMLGRPLNRP from the coding sequence ATGAGTGTCGGTATGGCTCTGGACGAGATTTTTCCGGGCGGGACCTTCCCGGCCAACTGCCCGAGCCGCGTGGTGCTCGACCACGTCACCAGCAAGTGGGGCGTGCTGGTGCTCGTGGCGCTCGAGCGGCGCACCCTGCGCTGGGGTGAGCTGCGCCGGGCGGTCGAGGGCATCAGCGAGAAGATGCTGGCGCAGACCCTGAAGACGTTCGAGGCCGACGGTCTGGTGGTGCGCGAGGCCCTGCCGGTGATCCCGCCGCACGTCGAGTACAGCCTCACCCCGCTCGGGGCCGAGCTGGTCACGCTGCTGCGCCCGCTCCTGCTGTGGACGCTCGAGAACGCGGAGACGATGCTCGGCCGGCCTCTCAACCGGCCCTGA
- a CDS encoding anthrone oxygenase family protein — translation MDSRLTETLTETLTVVTALGCGLVAGVFFAFSGFVLAGLDRLPGEQAGAAMQQINVTAVRAPLMVALFGTALGAVLVAALAVHRWTPTASPWLLAGALLYLIGAVGVTIAGNVPLNDALAAGTRTWEQYRGPWTLANQVRTLTSLAAAGCLTVALRAG, via the coding sequence ATGGACTCTCGCCTCACCGAAACGCTCACCGAAACGCTCACCGTCGTCACCGCCCTGGGCTGCGGCCTGGTCGCGGGGGTCTTCTTCGCCTTCTCGGGGTTCGTCCTGGCCGGGCTGGACCGGCTGCCCGGCGAGCAGGCGGGCGCGGCCATGCAGCAGATCAACGTGACCGCCGTGCGGGCTCCGCTGATGGTGGCGCTGTTCGGGACCGCGCTCGGGGCCGTACTGGTCGCGGCCCTCGCCGTCCACCGCTGGACACCGACGGCGTCCCCCTGGCTGCTGGCCGGGGCCCTGCTCTACCTGATCGGCGCGGTGGGGGTGACGATCGCCGGCAACGTGCCCCTGAACGACGCCCTGGCCGCGGGCACCCGCACCTGGGAGCAGTACCGGGGCCCCTGGACACTGGCCAACCAGGTGCGCACCCTGACCTCACTGGCCGCCGCGGGCTGCCTGACCGTCGCTCTCAGGGCCGGTTGA
- a CDS encoding AraC family transcriptional regulator, with the protein MDGMAALLDGPRAREAFLLRSSLTPPWSMRIADEAPLTLCAVVAGTACVLPAEGGARRLGAGDVALFRGPRPYTVADDPSTPPQITIRPGQVCVTPDGQPVVLTGLTGPGARSWGNDENGETVLVTGTYQLPGETSRRLLDALPELVVLSAREWRSPLPALLAEEVVKDEPGQSVMLDRLLDLTLISVLRAWFARPDGAAPGWYAAHGDPVVGPALRLLHDDVTRPWTIDLLAAEVGVSRAGLARRFRELVGEPPMTFLTNWRLTLAADLLRSPDLTLAAVARQVGYSTPFALSAAFKRVRGVSPAQYRVSG; encoded by the coding sequence ATGGACGGCATGGCGGCCCTGCTCGACGGCCCGCGGGCCCGGGAGGCGTTCCTGCTGCGGTCGTCCCTGACCCCGCCGTGGTCGATGCGCATCGCCGACGAGGCTCCGCTGACCCTGTGCGCGGTGGTCGCCGGCACGGCCTGTGTGCTGCCGGCCGAGGGAGGGGCGCGGCGTCTGGGCGCCGGCGACGTGGCGCTGTTCCGGGGGCCGCGGCCGTACACGGTGGCCGACGACCCGTCCACGCCGCCGCAGATCACGATCCGGCCCGGCCAGGTCTGCGTCACGCCCGACGGGCAACCGGTCGTGCTGACGGGGCTGACCGGGCCGGGCGCCCGCAGCTGGGGCAACGACGAGAACGGCGAGACCGTGCTCGTCACCGGCACCTACCAGCTGCCGGGCGAGACCAGCCGGCGGCTGCTCGACGCCCTGCCGGAACTGGTGGTGCTGTCCGCGCGGGAATGGCGCAGCCCGCTGCCGGCCCTGCTGGCGGAAGAGGTCGTGAAAGACGAGCCGGGCCAGAGCGTCATGCTCGACCGGCTGCTCGACCTCACGCTGATCAGCGTGCTGCGGGCCTGGTTCGCGCGTCCCGACGGGGCCGCCCCGGGCTGGTACGCGGCGCACGGCGACCCGGTGGTCGGCCCGGCGCTGCGGCTGCTGCACGACGACGTGACCCGCCCCTGGACGATCGACCTGCTCGCGGCCGAGGTCGGGGTGTCCCGGGCCGGTCTCGCCCGGCGCTTCCGCGAGCTGGTGGGGGAGCCGCCGATGACCTTCCTGACCAACTGGCGCCTGACCCTGGCCGCCGACCTGCTGCGCTCGCCCGACCTGACGCTCGCCGCGGTGGCCCGGCAGGTGGGCTACAGCACCCCGTTCGCCCTGAGCGCCGCGTTCAAGCGGGTGCGGGGCGTGAGCCCGGCGCAGTACCGGGTGTCGGGCTGA
- a CDS encoding SRPBCC family protein, whose translation MSEISVVLERTFVAPPDATFDALADYTIMRPKVLPEQFTGYQVTAGGTGEGTHITYDLHATKKRTRHVEAVVTEPPAGQQLLESDTKSTLRVLWDVAAAPGGSRVTVQVTWQGAGGVKGFFERTFAPGGIRRIYGEKLDKLQQQIAADPA comes from the coding sequence GTGAGCGAGATCTCGGTCGTTCTGGAGCGCACCTTCGTGGCTCCGCCCGACGCCACCTTCGACGCGCTGGCCGACTACACGATCATGCGGCCGAAGGTGCTCCCGGAGCAGTTCACCGGCTACCAGGTCACCGCCGGCGGCACCGGCGAGGGCACGCACATCACCTACGACCTGCACGCCACCAAGAAGCGCACGCGCCACGTCGAGGCCGTCGTCACCGAGCCCCCGGCCGGTCAGCAGCTGCTGGAGTCCGACACGAAGTCCACGCTGCGGGTGCTGTGGGACGTCGCGGCCGCCCCCGGGGGCAGCCGGGTCACCGTGCAGGTCACCTGGCAGGGCGCCGGCGGTGTGAAGGGCTTCTTCGAGCGCACTTTCGCGCCCGGTGGCATCCGGCGCATCTACGGCGAGAAGCTCGACAAGCTGCAGCAGCAGATCGCGGCCGACCCGGCCTAG
- a CDS encoding SIMPL domain-containing protein, whose product MTDPTSTSSGTAREPRDIVATVSGNATVEAAPDRVRLSLRVRAAESSARAATDTFATTLAGARALLDELGVTYTVGSVTSWEGGKERRTRHQVWSDLAARVEDLTVLPKLVESVLDGEHLEINHLQWQVSNLRELRRRARVDAIADAREVADDYAAALGLRVVQVLTVSDPGTGGVYAARSGLMARGRAGGGAEPRPEIDLSNTEPVQVNGAVTLSFLLGPV is encoded by the coding sequence GTGACCGACCCGACCAGCACGTCCTCAGGCACTGCCCGTGAGCCCCGCGACATCGTCGCGACCGTCTCCGGCAACGCGACCGTGGAGGCCGCCCCCGACCGGGTGCGCCTGTCGCTGCGGGTGCGCGCCGCCGAGTCGTCGGCGAGGGCCGCGACCGACACGTTCGCCACCACCCTGGCCGGCGCCCGCGCGCTGCTCGACGAGCTCGGCGTCACCTACACGGTGGGCTCGGTGACGTCGTGGGAGGGCGGCAAGGAACGGCGCACCCGGCACCAGGTCTGGAGCGATCTGGCGGCCCGGGTCGAAGACCTCACCGTGCTGCCGAAACTCGTCGAGAGCGTGCTCGACGGCGAGCACCTCGAGATCAACCACCTGCAGTGGCAGGTCAGCAACCTGCGCGAGCTGCGGCGCCGGGCCCGGGTCGACGCGATCGCCGACGCCCGGGAGGTCGCCGACGACTACGCGGCTGCGCTCGGCCTGCGGGTGGTGCAGGTGCTCACCGTCAGCGACCCGGGCACCGGCGGGGTCTACGCGGCCCGGTCCGGGCTCATGGCGCGCGGCCGGGCCGGGGGCGGTGCCGAACCCCGCCCCGAGATCGACCTCAGCAACACCGAGCCGGTCCAGGTCAACGGTGCGGTCACGCTGTCGTTCCTGCTCGGGCCGGTGTGA
- a CDS encoding EF-hand domain-containing protein: protein MTENVDYKATFDLIDADGDGLITAVELKNLMTALGSEVSDEMAQHAVTVIDADGDGLVSLPELADYLGENAPRR, encoded by the coding sequence ATGACTGAGAACGTCGACTACAAGGCCACTTTCGATCTGATCGACGCCGACGGTGACGGGCTGATCACGGCCGTCGAGCTGAAGAACCTGATGACCGCCCTGGGCAGCGAGGTCAGCGACGAGATGGCCCAGCACGCGGTGACGGTCATCGACGCCGACGGCGACGGGCTGGTCTCGCTGCCCGAACTGGCCGACTACCTGGGCGAGAACGCGCCCCGGCGGTGA